In Gimesia panareensis, the genomic window CCAGAAACTCGAACTGACCCACCAGGATCAACCGCTGTTTAATGAAGTCATCCTGACGGCTCCCGATATCGATGCCCAGGTTTTTAAAGACTCCATCGCCCCGCATATCGTACAGACGGCTGACCGGTTTACCATTTACTCCTCGTCAGAAGATCTGGCATTAAAAGCCTCCCGGGTCGTCAATTCGTTCTGGCATCAGCGACTGGGTGAAGGGGGCTCGTACCTGACCGTGTTCCCCAAATATAAGAAGATCAACGTCGTGGATGCCTCCGATATCGACACCAATCTGTTCGCCCTGGGGCATTCCTATCATGCCGACAGCCCCACGGTGCTCTCAGATGTCAGACTGGTCTTTCAGGGAATTCCCGTCAATCGCCGCAACCTGCGTTCGCTGTTACAGGACCTGGCCTGGAAATTTCAGAGCAGCGGGAACAGCCTGCTCGGACGAGCCATTCGCGGCACGTTTCGATGAACGAGCGACTGTGAACCTGAGTAGATACAAAAAAAGAGCACACCAAAGTGTGCTCTTTTCATTTGAACTGTCGAAGCAGATTCAAGGGTAGCTGTTTAGCCCAGCGGGAACGGTTCCGGTTCCAGCAGGAAGGGGAAGACCCGAATCGGTTCGCCCATGGTCAGGTCATCCGGATACTTCAACTGGGCAGCCCGGTCGGCAGCGAACTGTAAGCGGGTCAGTTCCAGCCCACAGTAGTGATCGGCATTCGACTCTGCAGCCACATCAGCGAAGACTTCACCAGCGGAAGCGGCATGTCGACGCACGCCATGAATACTGCCTTCACGCACTTTGATGCCGGCAGCAGAAAGTTTCACCAGCCCCTTCAGGAAACGACCGGGGATCGAATCAGGACCACAGACGCGCAACAGACGTTCCCATTCATCATGGGCTTCCCAGTAGTAACCCAGGTTGAAAAAGTCGATGGCGTTCAGGTAGTTCCGATGCTCCATCCAGTTTTCTTCGGTGAGGGCCTTCGGAGGTTTGGGTTTATTACCATAACTGTGCCCTTTGGGATCACGGTAAGGGTGCGGCAGATTCTTGCCGGGCACAAACGTATATTCAGGCAGTCGGGATGATGGCAATAAACGTACAACTTCAGCAACAGGATAAACCATCCTATAAAATCTCCAATTTCTCTTTAACTAGCTAAAAACAACAAATTCAGAGTCTGTTCAGCACACAGCAACAGAAGCGCCCGGGAGGCACTCGAAGAATCTGAGAGGTCAGGAATTCACACTATCGAATTTAACCTAACTTATTTATTCGTAACAATTTCCGCACAGGTAGCGCAAACTGAATTTACTTGGGCTCCGCCCCTCTTCCAAATGGGCTCGCTTGTTGTAGGCTCACAGTGTCAGCATTCAATGCAGCAGAGAGCAAAGGGGTAGGAAACTGATAAAACAAGCTGAAACAGCTTATTTTCAAGCTTTAACTCACCCATCATATACAAGCTTTTTCGAACTTAAAGACCAGATTTTGTAATTTGCGCCAATTTGAGAAATTTCCCTGACACAGGTTCCTGTCAGTCAATCCCTCCCACAGACAGACCAGAAATTGAACTGATCGCCAACAACACAGAACAACATAAACACATACAATATAAACACTTACAGAACCCGACCTGTTGACAAAACATTCGATCACTTCTGCAGCAGGAAAGGCAGTTCTGTCTCGCCATTCCACGTCTCCACCAGCTTGAAAAATCCATTCCGGTGAAACCCTCATCGACATTGAGAAAAACTTCCCGTAGCCGGTAAGCGAGATCCCCCTCTGGTCTTCTCCTGCCTGGATCTCACCTGACAAACCGGCACGACTTCTCATTCGACACCAGTGCATGCCTGCCTCTGAAACTGAAAAGATTGAACTTGATCCTCAGCTCCCGAATCGTATTCTGGTCCAAATGTGGCTCGCGCGCGAGGCGGATTAGCGAACACTGGAACAAGCCGAACCAGTGACTCAGAAACACCTGAATCAACGTCGATTTTCACTGGCTGTCTACGGAAACAAGCCGCACACGTTCGCAAAGTTCGCCCCTCTCTGTTCAGGGCAAATCGGGACAAAAACCGGCCAGAAAGGGACAAAATCCGGGACATATCAGGACAAAAACCGGTCACATCGGGACAAAATTTTGTCTTGTCTTCCACGCGCCATTTTACAAAATTGAAAATCATCACAAAGCCTCGAACAAAAAGCTGAGCGGAATGGCGCTAGCCACCGGTAATTTAATACGCCCCCTTCCACAAAACCGGCGGTTAGCGCCGTGCCGCTCACATAGTCGGGTGAGCCTGAATAAAATTTGGGTCCACTCATAGACTGAGCCCGGACCAACCAGGCATTCTATGATAAAGAACCTCATCCCTGTAGATGAAAACAGAGCACCTGCCCGGATGAGCGGCTGTGAAACAATCCCTCTCTGTCATTCCCCCCCCAACAACGAAACACACAATATTTTGCTGGCCACACTGATTTGAAATCGATAGCATGAAACTTCCTGAACAGGATTGCCCCTGACGCACATGACGCCATCTCGACCGTCATGCAAAACAGACTCGAAAATCTTTTGGTGGAATCACGGAGCGCTCAACATGTATCACCTTACCTTTTGTCTCATTGTTATCTCTGGCCTGTTGAGTTTATTCCCCGGAAACAGCTGCGCCGAAGAGCAACGGCATGTACTTACCAGTCTGGATGGCAAAGTAGATTGCGAGACATGGGAACTCAACGGGGATGGCTGGTACGTGAAAAAGGAAACATTGCACGGCGGTAAACAGGAAGGGGTCGAACTAATCACCGTCGATAACGGCGTGATGCAGATCGTTATTATCCCCACGCGCGGCATGAGCATCTACGAAGTCCGCAGCAAAGACATGCGGCTGGGCTGGAATTCCCCCGTCGAAGGCATCGTGCACCCAGCATTCATCGACCTGGAAAGTCGCGGCGGTCTCGGCTGGCTGGAAGGCTTCAACGAATGGATGGTCCGCTGCGGACTCGAGTTTGCCGGGCATCCGGGCACGGATGAATTCGTCAACAATACCGGTGATACCGCCACCATGGATCTGACCCTGCACGGGAAAATCGGTAACATCCCGGCCAGTAGCGTTGAAGTGATCGTAGACTCCGAGCCCCCCCACCGCATTCGTGTCAGGGGGATCGTGTTCGAGAAATTCTTCTACGGCCCGAAACTGAAACTCACCGCCGAAATCTCGGTCGTGCCCGGTGCAGACACGTTTCGCATCGACGATACGATCACCAACCTGGGCAGTGCCGACCAGGAATTCCAGATTATCTATCACACCAATTTTGGTGAACCGCTCCTGGGCAAGGGCGCAAAATTGCATGCAGCGATCAACAAAATTGCCCCGATGAATGAGGAGGCCGCCAAAGGCATCGACAACTTTGCCACCTACGCCGGTCCTACCCGTGGCTACATCGAACAGGTCTACCTGGTAGAACCGCTCGCCAATCCGCAAGGCATGACGGGCGCGTTGCTCCAGAACGCGAAGGGAGACCGTGGTGCCTCGATGTTCTGGTCCACGAAACAACTCCCCTATCTGACGATCTGGAAAAATACCGCTGCCGTGGAAGATGGCTATGTCACGGGCATCGAACCCGCGACAGGCTATCCCTATAACCGGAAAATCGAGCGCGCCGCCGGCCGCGTCCCCAAACTGAAACCGGGAGAAACGCGACAGTTCACAATCGATTACGGTCTGCACGCCGATCAACAGTCAGTGAAATCAGCCATCAAAAAAATCGAGACGATTCAAGGTAAACACCCTGTCGAAGTCCAGCACAAGCCCTCTGCAACCAATTAACCGGAATCGATTTGTATCCTGATCAAAATTGAGAATGCAGGGGGGCAGGTCCAAATGAACCTGGCACAGGGTAGGCCCGAATGCAATTCGGGCCGAGCGCAGCGAGCAGGAAACTGACAGTGTTGCCTACAAGCCAGGGAATGATAAATGGCGGAACAATTCCAGCAAATCTTTTTCGTGTCTTTCGTGCTTTTCGTGGTAGTAAATCTTTAACAAATAGGAATCGCAAGGAACAAACAGGATCAGTTTTCAATTGTGAGAGACCTGATCTTTTTTTCCTGTCATACTATTTGCCGGACTTCTCCGCCTCTTTCTGCCGCGCTTCTTCCGCCCGGATTTTCCGGGCCGAGATACTGCGAAATTCCCAAGGCAGCTTCGCATTTTCCGGCAGCGAATTCAGCACGCGCTGCAGTTCCGTGTGGGAGGCTCGACTGGCCTTGTCAGTTTTGACGCGTTCGCTCTGCGCCAGATCGTGCTGTTCCAGGGGATCCTCTGAGAGATCATAAAACTCGCCGCTGGAATACAGCTTGAACCGCTGGTCCCGCACCACACGTTGCTTGTAATACTGAGTCAGACACCAGGGACGCCAGGGCTCTTCCCGGGGCTGATTCAGAATCTGCGGCGCAAACGACCTGCCGTCAATCGTCACACCGGAAGGGAGCGGCGCGTCGGCCAGGTCAGCCAGCGTCGGCAGAAAATCGGCAGCGTCGATCAGGTCATCACTGATGCGCTCGCTGCCCACCAGTTGGGGACAGTTGATAATCAGCGGCATATTGATGCCCTGCTCTTTCAGCGAGTAAATCCCCTCGCCGGAGACGCGGCCGTTGATCCGCCCTCCCAGGCTCTGCTCGGCATTCTGATCGGTTCCGTTGTCGGTCCCGTTATCGGGGACAATAAATAGAATTGTATTGTCACGAATCCCCAGTTCGTCCAGCGTCTTGACGAGCCGCCCGATCAGGTAGTCGGAATAATTCAGCATGCCGGCAAACTGCTCGCGTGGCGTCAGATCCTGCCCGACATTGTGAGGTGTATGCACCACCGGAATGTGAGTCAGAATCGTCGAGTAATAGGCACAGAACGGCTTATCCCGATGCGTTTTCATATAATCGATCAGATAGTCGGTGAAGATATCCGGACCAAATTTGCCCTTCGTCTCCAGCCGCTTCCCGTTCTGAATGACATACGGATCCCAGTACCGCTGCTTATGTGCCGGGTGCCCTTTTTTCCCCTCCGGAAAAATACAGTATTCCTGAAACCCGTGCTTGATCAGCGCGTCTTTCTGTGCAGGGTCGAACAGATCATTGATCTGCCACTTCCCCGAGATACACGTGTGATAGCCCGCGTCGCGGAGAATCCGCGCAAAGCAGATCTCCCGGTTCCAGTCGAAATAACCACCGCCATAGATCGCCGGATCGTGGTGCGTATGCCAGCCGGAACGGAAGGGGTACCGACCAGTGAGCAGCATATGCCGGGTCGTACTGCAGACCGGCGTCACATAACAGTTGCGAAACCGCAAGCCGGTATAAGCCAGATGGTCGATGGTCGGCGTCTGGTTTTCCGAGCTCCCGTAACAGCGGAACCAGTCTTTACCCACATTGTCGAGCAGAATAAAGATGATGTTGGGCCGCTGGTCTTTTTTTGCTTCCGCAGCTTGTGCGGGCAGACTCAGCACCAGACTGAAACAGATCAGACAGACAATTTGCAACAGACGTTTCATATCACTCTCAGCTCTCAATTTCGAGTCGCAAGTTTCATTTCCGCAGGTTCGACCTGAATGACGGCCGCGGTTTCTCCACGCATTTTCTGAATCTGGGGCAGCACTTTCTCACTGGCGATATACCAGGCCATCCCCAGCAGCAGCACAAAGCCGATGCCCGCCAGCAGATTCATTCCAATCCCGTTTCGATGTTCGCCCATCACTTTTTTACTGCTGGTCAACAACAGCAGGGCACCCGCTGCCAGCGGCGCAGCCACGACCGTCACGGCCTGTGCCGCCACAATCGCCACCACCGGTTTTGTGCCTGATTGGATCACGTAGATCGCGACAAACATCCCGGTCAGCAATACCGCAGCCGTCAAAATACGCGTCCATTTATCCTGCGGCGTGCCTCCCAGTCCCAGGCTGTCGGAGAGAATAAACCCGCCAATCATGGAATTCACAATGAAAGAAGAATAAGCCGCAGAGAACAGACCAATACAGAACAGAATCTGGCCTTTATCACCAAACAGCGGCTGCAGAGCATTCCCCACATCACCGACCCCATTCAATTGCTCTCCGCGGAGCACAGCCGCAGCAGTCGACATGAGCATGATTGTAATCAACGCCATGATCGTCACGCTGATAACAGAATCGATGCGACCATCTTTCAGATCTTCCACTTTCCAGCCTTTGAACCGCGCCAGATAAGACTGGTAAAAAGCAGCCGAGATCACGAAGGTCGTCCCGATCAGCCCCAGCAGCGAAATATTCAGAATCGAATCCAGTCCGTCGCTGCCATAACCGGGGATCAGGCCTTCCGCCATTTCCAGCAGATTCGGTTTCGCAAAAAACAGATTGATCGCAAACGAAACCAGCATCAGCCCCACAAAGATTCCCATCAGCCGTTCGACCAGTTTATATAGATTCTTAAAGCCGAACAGAAATGCAATCGAAATTGCATTGAAGATCACGATACCGTATTTGAAATCCGTAAAGTTCTCCAGGGCTGAATGCACGCCCAGGTTGTTGCCGAACTGATAGGCGGCTGAAATGAAAAAGACGCCGCAACCAATCAGAATGGTTAAGGGCCGTCCAACGGTTTTAGCCAGCAGCGTACAGGTCGACTCGCTGGTCACCGTCCCCAGCTTCGCCCCCAGCGAGGTATAGACCAGCATGAAGATCACCGAAATCAGCACGACCCAGATCATGCTGTAACCGTCTTTGGCTCCCAGGTTGGAACTGGTCAAAATACTCCCCGGTCCAATCACAACGCAGGCGGTGACCAGCCCCGGTCCAATCCGTTGCGACCAGTGTTTCTTTCCAGTTGTCGTTTGTTCTTCTGTCACGTCAGCGGGTATCCTCTTGGTGTCGATCTTGGGTAGACATAAAAGTACGTTGATTATTCATTATGCCAATCCTGAGGCGTGACACAATCCATTTCACAGCCTGTCTGGTTTTATTTTGGAAACAGTCGCGGTACTATTTATGATGAAGAGAGACCAGACGGAATCGGTCTCTCTCACTCACCTGCATTGTTCCAGCCTTACTTCCTGAAACCACACCGCATTCAACCAGAGGATGATATCGTGAACAAAATCATCTGTTTCAGCTGCCTGCTCGGGTTTGTCTTCTCCGGTCTGACTGTAGAATCCGCTTCTGCAGCCGCCGACAAAAAAACGCCCAACTTCATTGTCATCTTTTGCGATAACCTCGGTTATGGCGATATTGAACCCTTCGGCTCCACCGTCAACCGGACCCCCTGCCTGAATCGCATGGCCCGAGAAGGACGTAAATTTACGCACTTCTGCGTCACCGCCGGCGTCTGCACCCCATCGCGGGCCTCCATCATAACCGGCTGCTATTCTCAACGCGTCGGCATGCACTGGAATCCTCGCGACGGACAGGTGCTCCGCCCGATCTCTCCCTATGGTTTGAATCCGGAAGAAATCACGATCGCCGAAGTCCTCAAGCAAAAGGGCTACAAGACCGGCATGATCGGCAAATGGCATCTGGGCGACCAGGCCCCTTTCCTGCCCACGAAACAGGGCTTCGATTATTTTTACGGCATCCCCTACAGTGATGACATGACCCAGGCAGTCGGACAGCGGCTCGGCGATCGCCTGGATGGCAAAAACTGGCCCCCCCTGCCCGTCATGCTGAACGACAAGGTCATCCGGGCCGGCGTCGATCGTAACCTGCTCACCAAAGACTACACGGAGAAAGCGGTCGAATTCATTGAACAGAACAAAGACCAGCCCTTCTTCCTCTATTTCCCGCAGGCCATGCCCGGCAGTACGAGCAAACCGTTCGCCAGTGAAGCCTTCCGGGGCAAAAGTAAAAGCGGTCCCTGGGGAGACAGCATCGAAGAGCTCGACTGGTCAACCGGTCAACTGCTCGACAAGCTCGTGGAACTGGGCATCGACGACAATACGCTGGTCATCTGGACGTCAGACAACGGCTCCCCCATGGGCAAAGACATGAACAGCACGGAACGCGGCACCAATAAACCGCTACACGGTCGCGGATATACCACATCGGAAGGGGCCTTTCGCGTTCCCACCATCATGTGGTGGCCGAAACACGTTCCCGCAGATACGACCTGCACGGAATTCGCGACCACAATGGATCTGCTGCCCACCTTCGCCGATCTGGCAGGCGCCAAAGCCCCCACAGACCGGATCATCGACGGTCACGATATCCGCCCGCTGATCCTCGGAGAAAAAGGAGCCAAGAGCCCCTACAAGGTCTTCTATTACTACGCGATGGACCAGTTGCAGGCGGTCCGCAAAGGTCCCTGGAAGCTCTTTGTGCCGCTGAAAGAATTCAGCCGACATCCGCACTTCAAAAAAGGGGAAGGCTCTCAGCCGCTCCTGTTTAATGTCGTCACTGATATCAGCAGCGAACACAATGTCGCCGCGCAGCATCCGGAGATCGTCAAAGAACTGATGGACCTTGCCGAAAAAGGCCGCGAAGATCTGGGAGATACCAATCGCCCCGGCGCCAATCAACGTAAGGCAGCACACATCGATAATCCGGTGCCGCCGACGCTCAAAACAACGTCGACAAAATAATAACTATTCACTGAATTGAAACTGATTCCGCCTGAACCTGAAAGTAATCCATGCCACCCCTGGAAATCGACTGCAAGTCCGTCAAAGAGAAACTTGATACAAATCATTCCTTCCTCCTGCTCGACTGCCGGGAACAGAATGAATATGACCACGTCCACATCGATGAATCACGCCTGCTCCCAATGAGCGAAATTCAGGAGCGGGTCGGAGAACTGGACGAACATCGGGCTGAGGAAATCGTCGTCTACTGCCATCACGGCATGCGGAGCCTGCAGGTCACCACCTGGCTGGCACAGAACGGCTTCACGAACGTCAAAAGCATGCAGGGAGGCATCGATGCCTGGTCCTGCGAAATCGATGAGACAAAACCACGTTACTGAGCCCGGCTGTCGCTGGAACAATAACGCGCTGCTAAAATGGGCTCACAGTATTGAAGCTTCATCTTTGAAATCACTGCGGGGAGTTTAAAATGTCATACGAACATGTCTTCTATCTGTTTCCACTGGCCATCGGCATGGTACTCAGTAGTGCCTCGCAGGCCACAGCCGCGGAAGAACCACTGGTCTTCATCTCCGCCTTTGCCCCGGGCGACAAAGGCGCGATTCACGCATATAAACTCAATCCCGCCACAGGCGCACTCACAGAGGTCGAACGTACCACGGATGTCGAGCACCCGTTTTTCCTGGCGGTCTCACCCGACAATCAGTATCTCTATTCGATTCATGCTCCCGGAAAATTCGGCGGCAAGGACAACGAGTTTATCACCGCCTACAAACTGGAAGGACGGACCGGCAAACTGCAACAGCTCAATCGGCAGTCCTCACTGGGAACCGCCTCCTGCTATCTGGATATCGACGACACGGGCAAAGCGGTCGTCGTTGCCAATTACACTACAGGTAGCATCGCTTCCCTGCCCGTCAAAGCCGATGGTTCCCTCGGTGAAGCAGCCACGTTCATCCAGCACAAAGGTTCCAGCGTCGATCCCAAACGCCAGCAGGAACCGCACGCCCACTGCAGCGTCATCAGCCCCGACCAGAAATATGTCTTCGCCGCCGACCTGGGACTGGACAAAATCCTGTCCTACCGACTGGATCCCCAGACCGCGAAATTGACTCCCAGCCCGCAGCCCTTCGTGCGAACCATCCCCGGCGCCGGACCACGACATCTGACCTTCCACCCCAACGGCAAGCAGATGTATGTCATCAACGAGCTCAAGAATTCCATCACCAAATTCGATTACGATCCCGAGACCGGCTTCCTGATCGAAGGTCAGACCATCGACACGCTGCCCCCCGACTTCACAGGAGTCAGCCACTGTGCCGATCTGAAATTCACGCCCGATGGACGTTTTCTGTATGGCACCAATCGCGGACACGACAGCCTGGCTGCCTACAGCGTCGACAAGCAAGGGAAACTATCGCTGATCGAAATCATCCCCAGCCTGGGAAAAGGCCCTCAGAATCTGGCGATTACCGCGGACGGGAAATATCTGCTCTGTGCCAACATGCCGGGAAACAATGTGGTGGTCTTCTTGATCGATCAGCAGACCGGCAAGCTGACAGCAGTCGGCGAACCGGTCTCGATCCCGAGTCCCTCCTGCATCATGATCCGCTGATTCACTCGTTAGCGGAAAAGAACAGCTTATTCTGGTTTCGGCTCAGGCTGCGATTTGTCATCCGCGTTTTCGTCCGGATGCTTCGCGTCGTATTCGTCCATCAGCATGGAAGGACAGGTCTCTTCCTCTTCGCACTGCCTGCAGATCACGTGAATCAGGTCCGCGCTCCCCAGGCGTAACTGATTCTCTTCGCAAAACCGGTAGAGTTCTTTTAAATGTGTGCAGACCATAACAGAGCCTCCTGAATATCAGATGATCGCTCTCTGACCGGCAGGGAGCGGGAGTCTTAACAGACAAACCTAATTGTTGTTTTTCTGAGGGTTTCCTGCAAGAGGAATTTCGTGCAAGATTTCCTCAACCGTGCCTCAGTTGCTTCTCTATCAGGCAGATCTGTACGATACTTTAAGGGAACCGATCTGATTCCCTTACCAATAGTCGTTTGCGCTGCGATTCTGAACGAAAACCGAATGGAAGACAGGTAACTTATGACCCACTCCGACGCACCCTGGACGTTTCTGCATGTCAACGACAGCCACATGGGCACCGCCCGCTCCTACCGCTTTCGACCCGCGATCAACA contains:
- a CDS encoding sulfatase family protein produces the protein MNKIICFSCLLGFVFSGLTVESASAAADKKTPNFIVIFCDNLGYGDIEPFGSTVNRTPCLNRMAREGRKFTHFCVTAGVCTPSRASIITGCYSQRVGMHWNPRDGQVLRPISPYGLNPEEITIAEVLKQKGYKTGMIGKWHLGDQAPFLPTKQGFDYFYGIPYSDDMTQAVGQRLGDRLDGKNWPPLPVMLNDKVIRAGVDRNLLTKDYTEKAVEFIEQNKDQPFFLYFPQAMPGSTSKPFASEAFRGKSKSGPWGDSIEELDWSTGQLLDKLVELGIDDNTLVIWTSDNGSPMGKDMNSTERGTNKPLHGRGYTTSEGAFRVPTIMWWPKHVPADTTCTEFATTMDLLPTFADLAGAKAPTDRIIDGHDIRPLILGEKGAKSPYKVFYYYAMDQLQAVRKGPWKLFVPLKEFSRHPHFKKGEGSQPLLFNVVTDISSEHNVAAQHPEIVKELMDLAEKGREDLGDTNRPGANQRKAAHIDNPVPPTLKTTSTK
- a CDS encoding DUF309 domain-containing protein is translated as MPSSRLPEYTFVPGKNLPHPYRDPKGHSYGNKPKPPKALTEENWMEHRNYLNAIDFFNLGYYWEAHDEWERLLRVCGPDSIPGRFLKGLVKLSAAGIKVREGSIHGVRRHAASAGEVFADVAAESNADHYCGLELTRLQFAADRAAQLKYPDDLTMGEPIRVFPFLLEPEPFPLG
- a CDS encoding aldose 1-epimerase family protein, producing MYHLTFCLIVISGLLSLFPGNSCAEEQRHVLTSLDGKVDCETWELNGDGWYVKKETLHGGKQEGVELITVDNGVMQIVIIPTRGMSIYEVRSKDMRLGWNSPVEGIVHPAFIDLESRGGLGWLEGFNEWMVRCGLEFAGHPGTDEFVNNTGDTATMDLTLHGKIGNIPASSVEVIVDSEPPHRIRVRGIVFEKFFYGPKLKLTAEISVVPGADTFRIDDTITNLGSADQEFQIIYHTNFGEPLLGKGAKLHAAINKIAPMNEEAAKGIDNFATYAGPTRGYIEQVYLVEPLANPQGMTGALLQNAKGDRGASMFWSTKQLPYLTIWKNTAAVEDGYVTGIEPATGYPYNRKIERAAGRVPKLKPGETRQFTIDYGLHADQQSVKSAIKKIETIQGKHPVEVQHKPSATN
- a CDS encoding sulfatase-like hydrolase/transferase — encoded protein: MKRLLQIVCLICFSLVLSLPAQAAEAKKDQRPNIIFILLDNVGKDWFRCYGSSENQTPTIDHLAYTGLRFRNCYVTPVCSTTRHMLLTGRYPFRSGWHTHHDPAIYGGGYFDWNREICFARILRDAGYHTCISGKWQINDLFDPAQKDALIKHGFQEYCIFPEGKKGHPAHKQRYWDPYVIQNGKRLETKGKFGPDIFTDYLIDYMKTHRDKPFCAYYSTILTHIPVVHTPHNVGQDLTPREQFAGMLNYSDYLIGRLVKTLDELGIRDNTILFIVPDNGTDNGTDQNAEQSLGGRINGRVSGEGIYSLKEQGINMPLIINCPQLVGSERISDDLIDAADFLPTLADLADAPLPSGVTIDGRSFAPQILNQPREEPWRPWCLTQYYKQRVVRDQRFKLYSSGEFYDLSEDPLEQHDLAQSERVKTDKASRASHTELQRVLNSLPENAKLPWEFRSISARKIRAEEARQKEAEKSGK
- a CDS encoding Nramp family divalent metal transporter, whose protein sequence is MTEEQTTTGKKHWSQRIGPGLVTACVVIGPGSILTSSNLGAKDGYSMIWVVLISVIFMLVYTSLGAKLGTVTSESTCTLLAKTVGRPLTILIGCGVFFISAAYQFGNNLGVHSALENFTDFKYGIVIFNAISIAFLFGFKNLYKLVERLMGIFVGLMLVSFAINLFFAKPNLLEMAEGLIPGYGSDGLDSILNISLLGLIGTTFVISAAFYQSYLARFKGWKVEDLKDGRIDSVISVTIMALITIMLMSTAAAVLRGEQLNGVGDVGNALQPLFGDKGQILFCIGLFSAAYSSFIVNSMIGGFILSDSLGLGGTPQDKWTRILTAAVLLTGMFVAIYVIQSGTKPVVAIVAAQAVTVVAAPLAAGALLLLTSSKKVMGEHRNGIGMNLLAGIGFVLLLGMAWYIASEKVLPQIQKMRGETAAVIQVEPAEMKLATRN
- a CDS encoding lactonase family protein, giving the protein MSYEHVFYLFPLAIGMVLSSASQATAAEEPLVFISAFAPGDKGAIHAYKLNPATGALTEVERTTDVEHPFFLAVSPDNQYLYSIHAPGKFGGKDNEFITAYKLEGRTGKLQQLNRQSSLGTASCYLDIDDTGKAVVVANYTTGSIASLPVKADGSLGEAATFIQHKGSSVDPKRQQEPHAHCSVISPDQKYVFAADLGLDKILSYRLDPQTAKLTPSPQPFVRTIPGAGPRHLTFHPNGKQMYVINELKNSITKFDYDPETGFLIEGQTIDTLPPDFTGVSHCADLKFTPDGRFLYGTNRGHDSLAAYSVDKQGKLSLIEIIPSLGKGPQNLAITADGKYLLCANMPGNNVVVFLIDQQTGKLTAVGEPVSIPSPSCIMIR
- a CDS encoding rhodanese-like domain-containing protein; amino-acid sequence: MPPLEIDCKSVKEKLDTNHSFLLLDCREQNEYDHVHIDESRLLPMSEIQERVGELDEHRAEEIVVYCHHGMRSLQVTTWLAQNGFTNVKSMQGGIDAWSCEIDETKPRY